A region of the Haematobia irritans isolate KBUSLIRL chromosome 5, ASM5000362v1, whole genome shotgun sequence genome:
AAGGGATTTGATTGCATGTACAAAGTTCTTTTCAGGATACCATGGAATCTCTGCAGGATTTGTCTAATTTCTTTACGGAAAATACATTACAAAATCGCCGAAATTTACGAAGTCGCATTGAAAAACGATCGGTCTTCATTAATGATCAATTCCTAAATGCTTTTCGAGAAGTTAAGAATAGCCTCGATTTGGTTATTAATGATTTGGATACATTGGCTGATTCAGTACAGGCTATGAAAAATGATTTAGAATCTTCGAAAGCTTTAACACATGACCTCATCAAGCAAACGAATACCTTACAAGGTGAACGTGACCGCCTTCAATTGCACAATCAAATAGCTGAAGCATTTATGGCCCGTTTCCAATTGAGTGTCAAAGAACATCAGATATTGTATGGTACTTCGAAAGATACACCTATTGTTGCGGAGTTTTTTGACGTTTTGGATCGTGTTCAAAATATCCATTCTGAATGTCGTGTATTAATGCAATGCGGGTACCAGACGGCGGCAGTGGATATCATGGAAGAAATGACTCTGCATCAAGAGGGAGCATTGGAACGCCTCTACCGTTGGACTCAAAATCAttgcagaaatttggaaaataacgaCATTGGCCAGCTTGTATGCAAGGCAATGGGAAGACTTCAAGATAGACCGGTTTTATTTAAGTAAGTACCAAGAAGTTCTCTGAAATGCAttcttcatattttttattttagcttgAAAGCTAAAGTTTCTTAATGGTTCCTATACGTTTCACAATGGAGTTAGAGATATATTCACATGTTTTTAATCgtctcttttttctatagatatgtcaTTGATGAATATGCCATAGCACGCAGAGCGGTTTTGGTTCGTTTATTTATTGAAGCCCTAACAGAAGGAGGTCCAGGCGGTAATCCAAAACCCATCGAAATGCATGCCCATGATCCAAAACGTTATATAGGTgatatgtttgcatggttgcatCAAGCTATACCCACAGAAAAGGACAATTTAACGATGCTCTTTAAACAATGCGATAAGAATGGTAAATATTTCCATTACTTTATCATGGAATAAATGTTAAATTCcaatatgttttcttttttgtagaTATATCAGAACAAATGCGTAATGCTTTGGCCTATATTGTTGACGGAGTATGTCATCCTCTAAAAGTTCGCGTTGACACCATATTGACTTCAGAGAAGGATACCATTGTTTTATTTGCCATTTCaaatttgttaagattttatcaaCAAATCATGAAACAAGTTGTCAAAGGAGGAACACTAGAACAATGCCTGTCCGATTTACAGAAGTCTAGTGAGGAGATCTATTTGAATTCTTTGGCATCGCAGGTGAAGCAAATTCTACAAAGACCCGCCGGTTCTGCTGTTGAACCCCCTCAAAGGGACCTAGTACCACCTTCCAGTTTAGGGCGTTTATTGAATTTACTCAAGGAAATACTTTCCGTTGCCACCATGGTGGATGGTCGTCAATCTGATATAACAAAAATCGTGTCTTGCGTCATTGATCCCTTACTACAGTCTGTACAAGAGTCAGCTTCACATTTGCCAACAGTTGACATGGCCGTTTATCTGCTGAATTGTATCTATCACATGCAAAGTACTTTGGCTGTTTATGAATACATGGATGAAAGAGTGGAACGTCTACAAGCCCAATCAGAGGCTCAAATTGATA
Encoded here:
- the Cog6 gene encoding conserved oligomeric Golgi complex subunit 6, which codes for MTPITASSEVEEDRLQKRVNKILETRLDAEKDTMESLQDLSNFFTENTLQNRRNLRSRIEKRSVFINDQFLNAFREVKNSLDLVINDLDTLADSVQAMKNDLESSKALTHDLIKQTNTLQGERDRLQLHNQIAEAFMARFQLSVKEHQILYGTSKDTPIVAEFFDVLDRVQNIHSECRVLMQCGYQTAAVDIMEEMTLHQEGALERLYRWTQNHCRNLENNDIGQLVCKAMGRLQDRPVLFKYVIDEYAIARRAVLVRLFIEALTEGGPGGNPKPIEMHAHDPKRYIGDMFAWLHQAIPTEKDNLTMLFKQCDKNDISEQMRNALAYIVDGVCHPLKVRVDTILTSEKDTIVLFAISNLLRFYQQIMKQVVKGGTLEQCLSDLQKSSEEIYLNSLASQVKQILQRPAGSAVEPPQRDLVPPSSLGRLLNLLKEILSVATMVDGRQSDITKIVSCVIDPLLQSVQESASHLPTVDMAVYLLNCIYHMQSTLAVYEYMDERVERLQAQSEAQIDTLTSEQASSLVANLQLGPIYTILQTNQSQIESNLLKIFMNKMEAFLQMPEVLLLPQIQLIMSSSHRSAVQKRSFNVIVAIYKQIYDRVHDPANGFEHPENIFSKTPEQVAKILAL